ATAAAAAGCATCACCAATTAGCTCTCTGCACAACACAATATCGCGACTTAACAAAAACTGCTTTTCTCGTTTTGTCAATAAGGTTGAAACTGTAATTGGGTAAAGCCCCAAACGATCAATACGGTCTTTTAAACCATCATTTTTAGGGTAATCCCAACTTAGCAAATACAACCCCGAACATTTGCCGTAATTAATGGCATCTTCGGTAAAACGTGTGTTTGTTGCCACCCAGCCATTTGTTAATTTAGATGTATTTTTAGGATTTGAGTGCCAATGTGCTTTTATGTCGTTATAACGCGAATTTATATACAGCGGAATCTTTACATTACAGTTCAAGCCTGCTTCACTATGAAATTTACATTCTACGATTGTAGTTTCTCTATTTTTTTGGGCCACTACATCTACTTCGTGTGAAACACATTGTCCTTGCAAAATTTTACCGACTTCTGTTTTGTAACCAGAATATTTAAGTATAGCACTTATAAAACGCTCGAAAGGAAACCCGGTTGGCCCCAATTCATAAATGGCTTTTTTAAGCTTATACTTTGAAGCTAAATAACTTCCTTCCTTTTTTAACAACGCGAATGCTCTATTGTAAATTTCTTTAGTAGAAATACCTTGGTACAATTCCTCCCTTACATTATTAAGTATAAAGTTTATGGTTTTTTCATTGGCTCCTGTATGCCTCAATGAAGCTCTTAACTTGTCTAGTGAAAATCTTACTTTTTTCCCTGATGACTTCAAAACATCTACTTGAGCAGCTTTCATAGCTTATTTGTTTAATTTAAATACGCCATTAATTATCTTATAAAGATCTTAATTTCTTAAATCGTGCATAACCAAAATAGGAACTTTGGAATTGCTTCCAATATCCTTAACCAACGGATGCGTCAAAATACTTTCAAAAAAGCTATGCTTCCTATTAACAAAGGCGACCATATCGCTATCTCGGCTTTCTACAAAACATTTTATGGCAACAGGTATTTCTGTATTACTCAGTGTATGAAATGAATGGGGCACCCGGTTAAAATACTCCTTTAAAAGGGTTTTATTATTTTCTTGTTTTTCGCTCAACCACTCTTCTTTTGAAACATGCAAAAATCTAATTACCGCATTACAGTTTAATGCTAAATCGACCAAATAGCTGAGTTCCCTTCTTTTAAAATGGGTTTTGAAACTGGTTGGAAAAACTATTTCTTTAGGCAAATTATGCTTGGCCTCCTCCGGAACGACTATAGCTGGGCAGTTTCTAACTTTCTCCATAACCTCAATAGCTACACTACCAAACATTCCAGATTGTGATGTGCTTTTACCTTTTGTTCCCATAACAATCATTTCTATATCCTTCTCTTCTACCACATTTTTAATGGCTTCTAACACATTGTTGTAAATCGAAATGGTTTCAAAATGGTGTTTTTGGTTGTTGTGATCTTTAAAAGCCAGCATGTCTAGAGTTTTGGCCAAACCATTTTCGGACTCCAGCTTAGCTGTTTCATACACTTCACTGCCTGGTTCCATGTTAATTAAATTACTAATAACATCGCCAAAACCAGAAAATACATTTACGATATAAAAAACACAGTGTTCTTTTTTAAAGAGCTCCACAGCATAATTTATAGCGTGCCATGCGTTTTTGGAAAAATCTGTGGGTAACAATATTTTACGTTTCATGATGTTTTTTATTTACTATTTAAATATCTACACCAACTTTTTAGAACCGCTTAACCCTATTCGGGAATGACCAAAAATGGAATTTTAGTTTTAAACCCAATCTTTTTAATTACTGGTTCTCTAAGTATCTTTTCAATAAAACTGTGCCTGTAATTTACCATAGCCAAAACATCAACCCCCAATTCTTCAATAAAGTCATTAATTTCTACTGCTTTTTGCGCATATTTTGGCATCCAATGCAAGCTGTGTTCGTAATCGTCCAAATAGCTTTGCAACATTGTTAAATTATAGTTTTGAATCTTGCTGAGTTCTTCCCTATCGTAAATGTGTACAATCCTGATTTTAGAATCATATAAATCAGCAAATTGCCGTATGGGGTCAAGTTCATTTTCTCTATAAAATCTATTATAATCTGTTGGAAAGGCTATTTGCAAAGGTTCAACAAAATCGTAGTCTTCAGGAACAATCAAAACAGGACAGTACTTTAAGTTTTTAATCACTTGAATGGTGTTAGTGCCAAAGAAAAATTCTTTAGCCCCAGTGGCTCCTTGAGTTCCCATAACAACTAAATCTATATCCTTTTCCGTGACGACATTCTTAACGGATTCCTTTAAAGACCGACTACTGAGTATGATTTGAAAATCGTGATTTGAATTGGCATCACAGGTTTCGGCTAAGGTTTTTAAAGCCATCAATTCTTTCATGGCGTCGTCCTTCATGCTTTTCAATAATCTGTTTGAAAGGTTTGAAAGCATAGAAACCTTAATGTAAGTTGAATTCAAAAAATAAAACTGACATTCAACATCCTTAAAAAATTTAAGTGCGTAGACGACTGCATTCCATGCATTATCTGAAAAATCTGTTGGTAATAATATTTTACGTAACATGGTTAGCGTGTTAAGTGTTTTTTGCTGGGATTACCAAAAAGGGAATATTTAAATGAAACCCAATATGGTTAATGGTCGACTTGAAAAACAAATTCTCGAAAAAGGAGTGCTTATTGTTAATCATAACCAACAAATTTACTTTAGTTTTCAACTGAAAATTGGTTATGGCCTCGGTAACATCTTGGTTGCTTACACTGTGATATAAATGTGCACTTTTAGAAAAGTAGTTCTCCAGAATGTCTTTGTTTTCTTTTTGAATATCAGACAAATCATAACCGTAAGAAGCATTTAAGATGTTAACCCTAGAATTATACATTGAAACAATATCTACCAATGGCTTTAAATGATGGTCTTTATAAACAATCTCATAATCTGTTGGAAACAAAATTTCGCTAGGCCTCTCAAAATCAAAAGCATCTGGTATGGCGATAATGGGACACTTAACATTTTTAATAACATGCACAGTATTAGACCCCATCAAAACTTCCTTAACGCCCGATGCCCCCTTGGTGCCCATTACCACATAATCTATAGCTTTTTCTTGAACAATATCTTTTATCTCTAGTATTAAGGTGTTGAATGCGGCAATACGTTCAAAAATGTGTTGAGGATTTTTAAAAGTTGTTTTTATTTTTTCCTCAAGGGTTTTTAACTGATTAAGTACGTTTTCCCTAATGGCATCGCCCAAACCAAATTGAGCAGGGCTAACCAACACATACTCCACATGGTAAACCGCCGGTGTGTACGTATGTAGTAAATAGAATTTGCATGGTTCATCCTTAAAAAGCTTTAAAGCGTATTCTATGGCATTCCATGAATTATCTGAAAAATCTGTGGGAAGTAATATGTTTTTCATGACTCTAATTTTTTAACGGTTAACGCCTCTTAAATTTTCAGTCATAAAAACATGGAATATTTCTAAAAATTGATAACACGCCAGAATCTGACTGAAGAGTATTTAGGCAACAATTTGTATCTCATACCTTGATTTTATTGTCCCATAACTTACGTAATTTTTATCGCTTGAGAAATGACATTCGTCACTTTTGAAAATTAAGTGAGTGATTTTATTGAAACTATTTAGGTGTAACTTTTAAAAACACTTAAATGGGAAAAATGGCATTCAGAGTTGATATTGACTGATTTATATCATAAACCCATAGTAATAAATTGTGTAATTTTATTCTATTGAATTTTGGCCAACAATGAAAACTGAAACACATCTTTATGCAAGCCTTTCACAAAACCTTGCTAAACTTTTTTACGCTATAGCAGCCAGCGATGGGCATGTACAACAAGTGGAAATTGATGCATTAAAAACGTTTATAAATAATGAATGGCCAAAACCAAACAATAACAGCAAACCATATGAAACAATAAAAAAACAAATTGAAAAAAGTTTTGATGCTTTAATCAGCAAAGAAGACCATGACCCAAATCACTACTTTAATGATTTTATCACTTATAAAAAAAACAATACCAATCTGTTTAGTGAAGACATTATAAACCTTATTTTAAAAACCGCAAGCGCCATTGCAAATTCATTTTCAAGTTTAAACAAATCAGAATTAATTATGTTGGCAAAACTCGAAATAGAGCTAAAGAAGTAAACACCAACAAAAAATCCTTTAAAGTCCATGAGCATACACATAGAAGCCCAAAAAGAAGATATTGCTGAGTCGATTTTATTGCCTGGTGACCCTTTGCGTGCCAAATGGATTGCCGAAACCTATTTACAAAATTATAAATGTTATAACAAAGTGCGCGGCATGTTGGGATTTACGGGATTTTATAACGGCAAAAGGGTTTCTGTGCAGGGTACAGGTATGGGCGTACCATCGGCACTAATTTATTGTCATGAGCTTATTAAAGATTATGGCGTTAAAAACCTTATTCGGGTTGGATCCGCAGGATCTTATCAAAAAAACATTAAATTACGTGATATTGTAATTGCCATGGCGGCTTCATCAACCTCGGGCATTAACAACTCACGGTTTATAAATGCCGATTATTCCCCAACGGCAAATTTCGATTTATTTTTAAAAGCAGCGCTTTACGCCAAAGAACACAACATTCCAATTAAAGCCGGTAATGTGTTAACAGCTGATGAATTTTACGAAGACGACAAAGAAGCCTATAAAAAATGGGCTGAATTCGGTGTACTTTGTGTTGAAATGGAAACTGCCGGGCTCTACACTATTGCTGCAAAATTCAACGTAAAGGCCTTATCTATTTTAACCGTTTCAGATTCTTTGTTTACCAATAAAAGCACCACTGCCAATGAAAGGGAAAGATCCTTTAAGACTATGATAGAAATCGCTCTAAACTCAGTTTAGCCAATTCTATAAACAATTATTCATCATATGAAGTTTTTCAGACTTTCAATATTACTTTTTTTAGCCATATCCTGTTCAAACAATCAGGATAAAAGGATGCCAGAAATAAGGAATTTAACAGAATCTGTTTATTCTTCGGTAACCATCCAACCCGATAGCTTATATCAGGTTTATGCTATCGTCTCGGGTATTTTAGATAATAATTTGGTAGAAGAAGGCCTTATGGTTTCAAAAGGTGAACCACTTATTCAAATTATCAATAACACCCCAGAACTCAATGCTAAAAATGCGAAACTAGCTTTAGATCTTTCAAAAGAAAATTACTCTGGCAGTTCAGCCATCTTAAGCAGTATTAAAGAAGAAATCATTGCGGCTAAGCTAAAATACACTAACGACTCCATTAATTATTTTAGACAAAAACGACTTTGGGAACAAAAAATAGGATCGAAATCAGCTTACGACTCCCAAAAACTCAATTACGAATTAGCTTTAAATAATTTGAGCCTTTTACAGAACAAATACAACAGAACAAGGCACGAACTGGAAATAGCCGTAAATCAAGCCGAAAACAACTATAAAACAGCATTAATTGCTACAAGGGATTTTACAATAAAAAGTAAAATCAATGGTAAAGTGTACGCCCTTTACAAAGAACCTGGCGAAATTGTCACCACAATGGAACCTTTAGCCACTGTTGGTAGCGCCAACAATTTTGTAATAGAAATGTTGGTTGATGAAGTTGATATTGTACGGATTTTAAAAGAACAAAAAGTCGTCATTCACTTAGATGCATACCCCGAAAAGGTTTTTAAGGGAACAGTATCAAAAATATTTCCGAAAAAAGATGAGCGCAACCAAACCTTTAAAGTTGAAGCTGTTTTTGAAGATGCTCCCCAAGTTTTATATCCTGGGCTATCTGGTGAAGCCAATTTAATCATAGCCGAAAAAGATAGTGTTTTAACAATACCTAAAATCTATTTGATTGATGGTGACAAAGTACAAACTGATAACGGGCTAACAGCAGTAACTACTGGTTTGCAAAACATGGAACACATCGAAATACGCTCCGGAATAACAAAAGACACCCCTATTTACAAACCAAATCAATGATAAATTGGACTGTAATATTAAGCATCGCCAAAACCCATTTGCTGACCAAAATAAAGCAAACGGCCACAGCTGCCCTAGGCGTCACTTTTGGTATTGGGGCTTATATTACTTTAGTTTGTTTTATGACGGGCTTAAACGCTATGCTCGACAATTTAATACTTAACCAAACACCTCATATTCACATTTACAACGAGATTGAACCCTCTGAAAAACAACCTATTTCCCTTTACAAACACACAAGTGGGAGCTTTAATGTAGTGCATTCGGTTAAGCCTAAATTAACACAAAAGAAAATCCACAATGCGCTGCCTATAATACAATATTTAAAAAAAGACCCTAAAGTTCGTGGAGCGCTTCCACAAATAAAAACACAAATTTTCTATATGGCCGGGTCAATAGAGCTCGGTGGTAACCTAACAGGAATAAACCCCATTGATGAAGCCAGATTGTTCAACATGGGTGACTATATCATACAAGGCTCGGCAGAAGCACTGGAGACTACAGAAAACGGTATTTTACTCGGTATTGGTATTGCAAAAAAAATGTCGCTAAAAGTTGGTGACCGTGTACAAGTAAGCCCTATAAATGGCGGGGTTTTCCCTCTAAAAATAGTTGGGTTTTACCAAAGTGGCATAGCCGATTTAGATGCCATCCAAAGCTTTACAGACATCAAAACGGTACAACGTATTTTAGGCAAAGCTAATAATTATGTGACCGATATAAACGTAAAGCTATTTGATATTGAACAAGCGGTTCCGTTATCAAAAACAATTGAACAACAATTCAATTTAACGGCCATTGACATAAAAACGGCCAATGCCCAATTCGAAACGGGCACAACCATTAGAAATCTTATTACTTACGCCGTTTCAATAACCTTACTTATAGTAGCTGGTTTTGGCATTTATAATATTTTAAATATGCTCATTTATGAAAAAATGAATGATATAGCCATCTTGAAAGCCACAGGTTTTTCTGGAAAAGATGTTCAATATATCTTTATGAGCCAAGCTATGATTATTGGTTTTGTTGGTGGAGTTTTAGGCTTAATAATTGGCTTTATTTTAGTTAACATTATCGACCATATCCCTTTTAAAACTGAAGCCTTACCAACCGTTGAAACCTACCCCATAAATTTAAATCCAGTATTTTTTATTATTGGGTTTGCGTTTGCCATGCTTTCAACATTTTTGGCTGGCTACTTGCCTGCCAAAAAAGCAAAACGAATAGATCCTGTAAAAATAATAAGAGGCCAGTAGTATGAGTATTGTTTTAGAAGCCAGACATATCAATAAATACTTTAAGAAACCGGTATTATTCCATGTTTTAAAAGACGTTACTTTTAAAGTTAAAAAAGGGGAATTTGCTTCTATTATGGGTAAGTCTGGCTGTGGAAAATCTACTCTTCTCTATATTCTCTCAACCATGGATACCAATTATGAAGGTGAACTCTTTTTAAACAACCAACTCGTTTCTGGGCAAAATAAAGACCATCTTTCGCATATTAGAAACAAACATATCGGTTTCGTTTTTCAGTTTCATTATTTATTATCTGAATTTTCGGTTTTAGAAAACGTAATGCTACCAGCAAAAAAACTGGCTGAAAAAACAGTTGAAGAAATAGAGCACGATGCCTACGAAAAACTTAGAATACTGGACATTCAACATTTGGCAAAAAAACGAGCCTCAAGAGTTTCTGGCGGTGAAAAACAACGCATTGCCATTGCTCGGGCATTAATCAACAACCCATCAATTATTATGGGCGACGAACCCACTGGAAACCTTGACAGCCACAACTCCAAAAACGTTTTCAATATTTTTAAACAGCTCTGTGAAGAGCAAGGTTTGTCGCTATTGATTGTTACACACGACGAAGATTTCGCCAATAAAACAGACCGCATTATAGATATGGCCGATGGCAAAATTTTAGTTTGATTATTACATCATGATTTATGTCATTTTTTTTATCTTATATGGACATTAACTTACTGCTAAAACACATATAAAATGGCTTTTATAGACTATTACAAAATATTGGGTATTCCTAAAGATGCTTCGGAAAACGATATAAAAAAGGCATACCGAAAATTGGCCAGAAAGTACCACCCCGACCTCAACCCTAATGATGCAGTTGCCGAAAAAAAATTCAAGGAAATCAATGAAGCTAACGAAGTTTTGGGCAATGCCGAAAACCGTAAAAAATACGACCAGTACGGCGAACACTGGGAACATGCCGAAGATTTTGAAAAAGCCAAACAACAGCAAGGACAACAACAAAGAAGTTACCAAAGTTCTTCTGGTGGCTATTCGGCCGAAGATTTCTCCGATTTTTTCGAAAATATGTTTGGTAGTGCAGCGGGCGGTACTAGTGGCAGGCAGGTAAAATTTAGAGGACAGGATTTTAACGCCGAACTCCAACTAGACCTTAAGGATGTGTATACCACTCACAAACGCACTTTAACAGTTAACGACAAAAACATTAGGATAACTATTCCTGCCGGTGTTGAAAACGGACAAGTCATTAAAATAAAGGGACACGGCGGAAAAGGCATCAACGGTGGTCCCAATGGCGATCTGTACATTCAGTTTTCAATACTAAACCACTCAAAATTCAAAAGAGATAAAGCCAACCTTTACACCAACGTCGATTTAGATGTTTACAAAGCCCTCCTAGGTGGCGAATTATTGGTCGATACTTTTGATGGAAAAGTAAAACTAAACATAAAACCAGAAACCCAAAATGGCACTACGGTAAAACTAAAAGGCAAAGGCTTTCCCGTTTATAAAAAAGAAGGACAATTTGGAGATTTGTACATCACCTATCAGCTAAAAATACCCACAAGACTTTCTAACAAAGAAAAAGAATTAATCAAGGAGCTACAAAAACAACGTTAAAGATGGAAACAAGAGATTTAATACCCATAAAATTAATTTGCAAGCATTACAATATTCCTGCTTCCTTTTTAAATACGTTGCAGGAATTTGAACTGATAGAATTGACCGTTGAAAGCGAAGAGTGTTACATTCATAAAACCCAGTTGACAGAAGTAGAAAAGATGGCGCGTTTGCACTACGACCTCGATATTAATTTAGAAGGGATTGATGCCATCTATAACTTATTAGGCCAAGTAGAAGAACTGAAACAAGAAATTCGAAACTTACACAACAGACTTCGATTGTATGAAGATTTATAAAAATAGCCAAACCATTTATGCTTACTTTTAAAAACTTCAATATTGCCGATTGGTTTTCGTTTTACAGGATAATTGCTGCACCAATTTTGTTTGTTTTTATTCTCTTAGATTGGCGTTTGGTTTTTGCCTGTTTGCTAGCCATTAGTTATGCTACCGATGCCATTGATGGCTTTTTGGCCAGAAAATTAAATATTACCAGCGCTCGGGGTTCGCAACTTGATTCCTTTGGAGACCAAATGACCTTAATAATTGGTTTGGCAGGACTTCTATACTTTGAAACCGATTTTATTAAAACCAATTCGACCTTAATCATCATTGCCTTCATCCCATATATCGTGCAAATGCTAATAGCTTACATTAAATATGGAAAAGCAACAGCATTCCACACTTATCTTGCCAAAACATCTGCAGTCATTCAGAGCATATTTATTTTATGGTCGCTGTTCTTTTCTCCTGAATACATACTTTTTTACATTATGATAGTCATTGGTATATTAGAAACCATCGAAGAAATCACTTTAATTTTTATGCACCAAAAATGGGTTTCTGATGTAAAAGGTATTTATTGGGCGTTAAAAGATAAACGGTACAAAAAACAACAGTAAAATTATACTAACTGATCAATATCATTTATTTAACGTGCAACTTACAATAAATTTACTGTTGATTTAGGAGTTTTAATCATGATATTCTAAGAAGGGACAACAGCTCCAGTATACCTTTTTTTAATATACAACCCCTAAGGCCGCTGATTTCGTCAGCATAACCTTGTACTAACCAAATACAATAGAAATCATGATAAAAAGCATAAGTAAAACGGAATGTATAAAAATACTAGCCAACAACTACATTGGGCATTTGGCCTATGTGTATGGAAACTCACCTTTTGTGGTTCCAATAACCTATTACTACGATAAAAAAAGCAACGCTATTATTGGTTACACGGGCGAAGGTCATAAAACAAAAGCTTTTGAATCAAACAAATCAGTTGCCTTAGAAGTGGCAAATATTTTATCCATTGACCATTGGGAAACCGTTTTGGTTCACGGTACTTACGAAGAACTTAAAGGTCCAGATGCCAAGTATGAACTGCATCAATTTGCACTTGCTGTAAAAGACTTGATTTCAGAACAAGAGCAGAAAGACTATCATTTTATCCCTCAATTTTCAGATAAAACACACCCAGAATCGCAACCTATTGTTTACAGGATTAACATCGAGGAAATTACTGGTAAATCTAGGGGCTAATTGCCAAACATATAGAGAACATAAATTTTGTGGCATTAATTCGCCTCCAACAAAACAATTTCATAAGGTGAATCTATATTAACATGCCCTTCGATTACTTTAAAAGTCAAATTAGAATAAGCATCTAAAAGCACTTTTCCCTCTGCAAATACTTTTGAAACATCTATCTTTTTCACTCCTTTTGGCAAACTTAAACCAATCACAATATTGTCGATATAATTATCTTTTTTAAAACTTCTTGAAAACACGTAAGGGCTTTCGTTTAAGATTTGATGGGTTCCGGCTCCAACAGCTGGGTGTTTTGCGCGAAACCGACCCAGTTTTTGCCAATGTCTTAAAACAGATTTTGTTTTTTCATTTTCATGAATTGCGTTCCAATTCATCTTCGAGCGCAGATTGGCATCTCCCTGAGCACTTTCAACTGTTAATTTTCTAGCTGATTCATCGCCATAATAAACCTGCGACGCGCCAGGACACAATAATAGTTTGGTTGCCGTTTCAAAAGACTTTTCACGGTTCTCATCAAATGGTTGACCATCATCATGCGAGCTTAAATAATTTAGAAGACCAAAACCATCCAACTCGTTATGCAGCACATAAGAATACCTCTCAAACATAGTTTCCAAGGACTGCTGAGCCGCATTCCACTTCATTTCAAAGTTTATTAAACTATTGAAAGCATCATCAAAATAGTTTACTTTTTTGTCTCCAAAATCAAAAGACTTTTCTGCCGAAATACCATAATTATACACTTCACCTACTAAATAAAAATCATTA
This genomic stretch from Flavobacteriaceae bacterium GSB9 harbors:
- a CDS encoding restriction endonuclease, which encodes MKAAQVDVLKSSGKKVRFSLDKLRASLRHTGANEKTINFILNNVREELYQGISTKEIYNRAFALLKKEGSYLASKYKLKKAIYELGPTGFPFERFISAILKYSGYKTEVGKILQGQCVSHEVDVVAQKNRETTIVECKFHSEAGLNCNVKIPLYINSRYNDIKAHWHSNPKNTSKLTNGWVATNTRFTEDAINYGKCSGLYLLSWDYPKNDGLKDRIDRLGLYPITVSTLLTKREKQFLLSRDIVLCRELIGDAFYLDHLGVSEIRKEKILNEINRLCSN
- a CDS encoding universal stress protein: MKRKILLPTDFSKNAWHAINYAVELFKKEHCVFYIVNVFSGFGDVISNLINMEPGSEVYETAKLESENGLAKTLDMLAFKDHNNQKHHFETISIYNNVLEAIKNVVEEKDIEMIVMGTKGKSTSQSGMFGSVAIEVMEKVRNCPAIVVPEEAKHNLPKEIVFPTSFKTHFKRRELSYLVDLALNCNAVIRFLHVSKEEWLSEKQENNKTLLKEYFNRVPHSFHTLSNTEIPVAIKCFVESRDSDMVAFVNRKHSFFESILTHPLVKDIGSNSKVPILVMHDLRN
- a CDS encoding universal stress protein; the encoded protein is MLRKILLPTDFSDNAWNAVVYALKFFKDVECQFYFLNSTYIKVSMLSNLSNRLLKSMKDDAMKELMALKTLAETCDANSNHDFQIILSSRSLKESVKNVVTEKDIDLVVMGTQGATGAKEFFFGTNTIQVIKNLKYCPVLIVPEDYDFVEPLQIAFPTDYNRFYRENELDPIRQFADLYDSKIRIVHIYDREELSKIQNYNLTMLQSYLDDYEHSLHWMPKYAQKAVEINDFIEELGVDVLAMVNYRHSFIEKILREPVIKKIGFKTKIPFLVIPE
- a CDS encoding universal stress protein gives rise to the protein MKNILLPTDFSDNSWNAIEYALKLFKDEPCKFYLLHTYTPAVYHVEYVLVSPAQFGLGDAIRENVLNQLKTLEEKIKTTFKNPQHIFERIAAFNTLILEIKDIVQEKAIDYVVMGTKGASGVKEVLMGSNTVHVIKNVKCPIIAIPDAFDFERPSEILFPTDYEIVYKDHHLKPLVDIVSMYNSRVNILNASYGYDLSDIQKENKDILENYFSKSAHLYHSVSNQDVTEAITNFQLKTKVNLLVMINNKHSFFENLFFKSTINHIGFHLNIPFLVIPAKNT
- the deoD gene encoding purine-nucleoside phosphorylase gives rise to the protein MSIHIEAQKEDIAESILLPGDPLRAKWIAETYLQNYKCYNKVRGMLGFTGFYNGKRVSVQGTGMGVPSALIYCHELIKDYGVKNLIRVGSAGSYQKNIKLRDIVIAMAASSTSGINNSRFINADYSPTANFDLFLKAALYAKEHNIPIKAGNVLTADEFYEDDKEAYKKWAEFGVLCVEMETAGLYTIAAKFNVKALSILTVSDSLFTNKSTTANERERSFKTMIEIALNSV
- a CDS encoding HlyD family efflux transporter periplasmic adaptor subunit, translating into MKFFRLSILLFLAISCSNNQDKRMPEIRNLTESVYSSVTIQPDSLYQVYAIVSGILDNNLVEEGLMVSKGEPLIQIINNTPELNAKNAKLALDLSKENYSGSSAILSSIKEEIIAAKLKYTNDSINYFRQKRLWEQKIGSKSAYDSQKLNYELALNNLSLLQNKYNRTRHELEIAVNQAENNYKTALIATRDFTIKSKINGKVYALYKEPGEIVTTMEPLATVGSANNFVIEMLVDEVDIVRILKEQKVVIHLDAYPEKVFKGTVSKIFPKKDERNQTFKVEAVFEDAPQVLYPGLSGEANLIIAEKDSVLTIPKIYLIDGDKVQTDNGLTAVTTGLQNMEHIEIRSGITKDTPIYKPNQ
- a CDS encoding FtsX-like permease family protein; translation: MINWTVILSIAKTHLLTKIKQTATAALGVTFGIGAYITLVCFMTGLNAMLDNLILNQTPHIHIYNEIEPSEKQPISLYKHTSGSFNVVHSVKPKLTQKKIHNALPIIQYLKKDPKVRGALPQIKTQIFYMAGSIELGGNLTGINPIDEARLFNMGDYIIQGSAEALETTENGILLGIGIAKKMSLKVGDRVQVSPINGGVFPLKIVGFYQSGIADLDAIQSFTDIKTVQRILGKANNYVTDINVKLFDIEQAVPLSKTIEQQFNLTAIDIKTANAQFETGTTIRNLITYAVSITLLIVAGFGIYNILNMLIYEKMNDIAILKATGFSGKDVQYIFMSQAMIIGFVGGVLGLIIGFILVNIIDHIPFKTEALPTVETYPINLNPVFFIIGFAFAMLSTFLAGYLPAKKAKRIDPVKIIRGQ
- a CDS encoding ABC transporter ATP-binding protein, which gives rise to MSIVLEARHINKYFKKPVLFHVLKDVTFKVKKGEFASIMGKSGCGKSTLLYILSTMDTNYEGELFLNNQLVSGQNKDHLSHIRNKHIGFVFQFHYLLSEFSVLENVMLPAKKLAEKTVEEIEHDAYEKLRILDIQHLAKKRASRVSGGEKQRIAIARALINNPSIIMGDEPTGNLDSHNSKNVFNIFKQLCEEQGLSLLIVTHDEDFANKTDRIIDMADGKILV
- a CDS encoding J domain-containing protein codes for the protein MAFIDYYKILGIPKDASENDIKKAYRKLARKYHPDLNPNDAVAEKKFKEINEANEVLGNAENRKKYDQYGEHWEHAEDFEKAKQQQGQQQRSYQSSSGGYSAEDFSDFFENMFGSAAGGTSGRQVKFRGQDFNAELQLDLKDVYTTHKRTLTVNDKNIRITIPAGVENGQVIKIKGHGGKGINGGPNGDLYIQFSILNHSKFKRDKANLYTNVDLDVYKALLGGELLVDTFDGKVKLNIKPETQNGTTVKLKGKGFPVYKKEGQFGDLYITYQLKIPTRLSNKEKELIKELQKQR
- a CDS encoding chaperone modulator CbpM, which produces METRDLIPIKLICKHYNIPASFLNTLQEFELIELTVESEECYIHKTQLTEVEKMARLHYDLDINLEGIDAIYNLLGQVEELKQEIRNLHNRLRLYEDL
- a CDS encoding CDP-alcohol phosphatidyltransferase family protein, giving the protein MLTFKNFNIADWFSFYRIIAAPILFVFILLDWRLVFACLLAISYATDAIDGFLARKLNITSARGSQLDSFGDQMTLIIGLAGLLYFETDFIKTNSTLIIIAFIPYIVQMLIAYIKYGKATAFHTYLAKTSAVIQSIFILWSLFFSPEYILFYIMIVIGILETIEEITLIFMHQKWVSDVKGIYWALKDKRYKKQQ
- a CDS encoding pyridoxamine 5'-phosphate oxidase family protein, encoding MIKSISKTECIKILANNYIGHLAYVYGNSPFVVPITYYYDKKSNAIIGYTGEGHKTKAFESNKSVALEVANILSIDHWETVLVHGTYEELKGPDAKYELHQFALAVKDLISEQEQKDYHFIPQFSDKTHPESQPIVYRINIEEITGKSRG